ATCACTGCTTCAGAATAAGAGCCCCTATGAAGCATAACTAAGATGACTCAGTAAGAGAAGTGAGAAACGTAAACATTCCCTCCGAGTATTGAAATTCCTGTTCTGCTTCCTCTCTCATATCACACACATTCCATCCAGAATAAAAAGATTGGGGCCACATTGACTTAAGGGATTAACAGCTAGAAAGGTAAAATCCTAAAAAAGCAGGCGGTCTTAGCTGCAGATATGATGTCGACACTGCCTGCGAAGAAGTGCAGTCCAGagagatgttttgttttgggaatTCCTGCTCAACTCCTGATGATTGAATCTCTTCTGAGACTATTCCATGGGATTCACAAAGCTGTGATCCTACCTCTCATTCCTACACAATTCCAGCTAGTTTGCAGACTGCTAGTTTTActaagctggcactgccccaagTTGCTCCAAACTTCAGTCTCCTGGCTGCAGTGAGATATAAGTGGCTACTAGGGTTTCTTTTGAATTCTAACTGACTGACAAAGAACCAGTGTGCTTGCAGCAGCTTCTCACGTCTCCAATACTTTTCTGAGCCCCCATGGCGTAGGCTTCCCTGTGAGCTGCAAACTACATGAGGTCTAAACTGCAACTTACTGTTTCCCCCAGTAAATTGAAACCAAACAACTTTATTAAGATCCAGTCATCTTCATGACAACAAAGCTTTTCAGAGTTCGCTGTATGCTTTAAACTAATTTGATTCCCAAAAACAAAACATCTCTCGACTGCACTTATTTGCAAGCAATGTAGATATCACCTCAGCTACATAAGACCACCTGCTGCTTTATAATTTTACCTTTCTAGCTGTCAATCCCTTAAGTCAACATGGCCCCAATCTAGTGTAATAGACTCCAAGCTGTTTTAGTTGCTCTTATTCCATTTTCTACAGTTAATCTTTAATCTTCCTAGAACTGAAATTTACCTCTAAACTATTAACATGAACCATGTACTAGATATTCATAACATCCCACAATTCTTGCAAAAACAGAGAGTATTTGAGTGAATAATACTGTTTGTAAGTTGATGTACTACAGAAAGATAGTGCTTACTTTTCTGATGTGATGTCAAGCAGGTCCCCTGGATCCTCGAGTATCATTGCACATGTACTGACTGAAATGTTTACTGTGAATTTTTTGCAAGCTGCAACATCCTTCACCAGTTCAAGATAACTTGTATCAATCCCTTAAGAAAAACAAATTAGGAGTTTGAGTAATTGCTCTTCAGGTATACAAGAACTACAATTCAATCTTGGCGATCAAAGGCATCATAATCATGACAGTCACTGATCTCATCTCTTCTAGAGACCTTCCGTTCACTGCCTCAAACCTCATAGTCCAACCTCAAAGGGCCCTTCTGAAGATCCAAAGACAGGACTGCCCTGTTGGACCCATGTAAGTTAGGTTTGCTGAGTCACAAAGCTACACAGCTGTTTTTGCCTTGGGGcaatataaagattttacaaaaCAGCTACTATCCAATCACTTCTTCAAACTTTCAAATAATGAACCCAATGTGGCAATATTTAAGGTGTCATTATTATATTTACATATAAAATATAAGTTTACATATAAAATTATAAAGGTGATGGGAAAGGTTAAAGAGAATAGTTTATAGATTGGCAATTATAACGATGGCTAAgatttttggatgaaatgttacaCAAAATCAGTTACAGGTACTTTGCTCGCTGTGTAGACATCGTACCTCCAAACATGAAACTGTTTGTCCAGTTGACAACATTGTCATTCATTAGAAGATTGTATAAACTGCTCTGATCTTTGGAAAACACAGTAAATGTACATTCAGCCAAATTGTATATTTCTTCCTACGGAGTAGAGAACAAACGTAAGACAAAATTATTACTTAGTTTAATGAATAAGCTAAAGGGACAATTTGTCCTCATCAATAAAAAGACAATTTGTAAATTTTAATTCGAATAAATAGTCCCTCAGTCAGCTTTCTTGGAAAATATGATAGTTTAAGGGACAACATAGGCCTGAATTTTTTGAACGGCAGCTTCTTGTTTCCACTGTTCAAAGAGTGGATggaacacatcctcaccaactccaaTGAGCGTTGATTGGCTGCAGGGAGACTTCCATCCCT
The DNA window shown above is from Mustelus asterias chromosome 15, sMusAst1.hap1.1, whole genome shotgun sequence and carries:
- the LOC144504725 gene encoding glycine N-acyltransferase-like protein 3, encoding MTMVLILNEEKLLTLEKALQNYLPAAIKIYGTILNINRGKISDLEVVVDFWPNFSTVICRRCIKEEIYNLAECTFTVFSKDQSSLYNLLMNDNVVNWTNSFMFGGIDTSYLELVKDVAACKKFTVNISVSTCAMILEDPGDLLDITSEK